The genomic stretch ATCACGGTGTCGGGCTTGGCGAGCACGTCCCACGCGAGGTCGCCGAGGGACACGAGGGGCGTGCAACGATCACTCCACATTCGCCGAAGTATAAAGCACGTTGCGCACGCGGGCCATGGTCGCCGCGACTTCCTGCGGCGTCGAACCGGTCACGTTGACGTGGCCGAGTTTGCGACCCGGCCGATTCTCCTTGTGGTACAAGTGCAGTCGCGCGCCGCTCAAACGCAGGATCTCGCTCCAATCCGGCTCCGCGCCTTCCCATCCCAAGACGTTCACCATGCCGCTCGGACCGCGCGGCGCGAAGTCCAGCATCGGCAAGTCCAGCACCGCCCGCACCTGCGCCTCGAACTGGCTCGGGCCCCCGCCGTCTTGCGTGAGGTGGCCTGAGTTGTGCACTCGCGGCGCGATCTCGTTCACGAGCAACTCCCCGCTTCGCAATTCGAAGAATTCCAAGGTGAGCAGCCCTTCCAGTTCCCACGCTTCGGCGACCGTTCGCGCGATTTCACGGGCGCGCGACGCCACGCTCGCTTCGCTGCTCGCGGGCCACACCGACTCGTGCAGGATGCCGTTCGCGTGACGGTTTTCCACCAAGCCCGAGAACGTCACTTCTCCGGACGGCGAGCGCGCGACCGAGACGCTCACCTCCCGCACGAAGTCCAC from Deinococcus yavapaiensis KR-236 encodes the following:
- the purK gene encoding 5-(carboxyamino)imidazole ribonucleotide synthase; its protein translation is MKRTLGILGGGQLAQMLAAAALPLGVRCVVLEPDEAAPARLVARHLRAAYTNEAALADLASCDAVTLEFENVPVEALAFLTRRVPVRPAPRLFEISRHRVLEKNAVRALGIETAPFVVLGEEDDSVSLAAVGGQGIVKTAEFGYDGKGQARVRSVEELRVARKAMNFAPSILEGLVDFVREVSVSVARSPSGEVTFSGLVENRHANGILHESVWPASSEASVASRAREIARTVAEAWELEGLLTLEFFELRSGELLVNEIAPRVHNSGHLTQDGGGPSQFEAQVRAVLDLPMLDFAPRGPSGMVNVLGWEGAEPDWSEILRLSGARLHLYHKENRPGRKLGHVNVTGSTPQEVAATMARVRNVLYTSANVE